GCCCTCTTGTTGGCAGTATGCCAGGCACTCATTCAACTCTTGCTGAATTTGATAGCGACTTAACAGGCCCGTTAATTCGTCTACTTGAATACGCTTATTCAATGCGTCGAGCATCATCCGCGAATTCAAAGACAGCTGGCGGGTATAGGCGAACAAACAGACCGCCAACACACCAAACGCAAACGAGGGCAGCAGCACCCAAAACCAAGCTATTTGACGGTAAAGGTTAACGGCAGAACGCGTATCCACACGCCACTTTCGGCCCGCTACCGTCATATAATGCGTATCATACGGCCCATCAGACCACAGCTGAGTGTCCGTTGACGCCGAATCTTTGAATACAATAGGCGTTGTTGCAGACGTCACATCCACGAGACGATAAAGCAACGAAGGATCAACTCGCGGGGAAACCTGCTTAAGCACATCCTCTACTGTAAAGTACGCTCCCGCTAACCCATAGAAACCAATGCTGTCTGTGGTTTTATGCGCTCGTGCCTCTAATGACAAATACACCGGCGCTCTTAAAACAAAGGTATCCGCGATGGCGTCGGCGTCCTTTGTAAAAAGCGATTGAGTGGGCTCCGATAGCATTAAAGAAAGTGAGTTCCGGGCAAGAAGTACCGCTTGGCTGTGGCGATAATCCGAGGAGAGAATGTCGTATCCGAACGTGATTTTATCAGGGTACGCCAGCACCAATGGCAAATATTCAGCGCGCTCGCCAGAAGGATAAATAGAAAAGTTACGATGGCCTAAATCGTCGCTACGATGATGTTCATAGACTTGCTTATTAACCGCGGGAACGTATTGAGCAAAATACACACTCAGGCCCGGGGCCGTTGTTACACCTTGTATAAAATTGGTGAAGTGGCTCGGCGTCACTTCTTTTTCAGCGGTTTCGATCAGTGACACCACCGCCAACAATTCTGTTTTGTATTGCATTAACGCATCGTTTAATTGTTCAGTAAAATAGGCGCCCGATGCACGCCATTCCTGGTAAAGCTGTTTTTGCATCGCCACATAAAGAGCCGCACTCGTCACAAAACCAAACACCAACACAACGCAGAAAACATGGTAATGCGATCTTGACTGAGTGCTATGGCTTTTTAGAGAAATCATCATTTACCTATGGTAGATTTTCATTATTAAACGCGTTATTTGAGCCTATTGCAGTTTTCTAAGCGTTACTTTACCTAAAATCGACCAGATCAACACGGACTAAATCACGAAGAAAAGTATTTATGCGCATTTTCTGATATCCTTCGCCCATTCTTTACTCCATCAAACAGGCCTCTTGTGACCCAATTTCATCACCCACTAAACACGCTTCTTCCGCCAAAACTGACCACGCTACTTTCCGACATGGGCTTCACCACATTTACGCCCATTCAAGAGCAGAGCTTACCGGCGATGATTGACGGCAAAGACATCCTGGCTCAGGCGCAAACCGGCAGCGGTAAAACCTTAGCGTTCGCGATCGCATTGTTGTTAAAAATCAACCCTCGTTTTTTTGGGGTCCAATCTCTGGTCATGTGCCCAACCCGCGAATTGGCGGATCAAGTCTCCAAAGAAATTCGTAAAGTCGCACGTTACCAAGACAACATCAAAGTGCTCAGCTTGTGTGGCGGCATGCCATTTGGGCCGCAAATCGGCTCTTTGGAACACGGCGCGCACATCGTAGTCGGTACGCCTGGTCGCTTAATGGAACACCTGCGCAAAGGGACTTTAAAGCTGAATGCACTCAACACGCTAGTGCTCGACGAAGCCGACCGCATGCTCGACATGGGCTTTGTAGACAGCATTCGCGAAGTCGTGGAGCTCACCCCAAGCCATCGTCAAACCTTACTGTTTTCTGCCACTTACGGCGATGGCATTGAAGCAATCAGCGGGGAGTTTCAAAACAACCCAGTCAGCATCAAAGTTGAAGCACAAGAAGACTTAAAGCCTAACATCGAGCAATTTTTTGTACGCAGCGAAAACAAAGACAAATGCGAAACCTTATTGGCCACGTTGCAACATTTTGAGCCTCGCCAAGCGATTGTTTTTTGCAATACTAAAGCCGAATGTCAGGTGGTTGCAGACTGGTTAGCCGAACACAAAGTGGCCGCACAAGCCATTCACGGTGATTTAGAACAACGCCAACGGGATCAAGTTTTGGTGCGTTTTAGCAACCAAAGCAGCTGTGTGTTAGTCGCCACCGACGTCGCCGCTCGTGGTATCGACGTAAAAGAAATTGACCTAGTCGTGAACTACGACACCACCCGCGACACCGACGTGCATACCCACCGTATTGGTCGAACTGGGCGTGCCGGCGCGGCTGGCATCGCCGTTAACCTAGTTACCTCAAAAGACGACTATAAAGTGCGTGACATAGAAACGCGCTTTGCTATTGAAGCGAATTACCTAGAGCTCGACGAATTAGACCTGCACTATCGTTTGATTCCACAAAAAACCACCCTCTTGTTTGATGCTGGTCGAAAGAACAAACTGCGCCCTGGTGACATTCTTGGCGCGCTCACGGCAGGCTTGGGCCTAGAAAAATCTCAGGTGGGTAAAATTGATATTTTTGATTTTCATGCTTATGTGTCGATCGACAACGCCGTTGCGAAAAACGTCGTCAAAGAATTTGAAAACAAAAAAATCAAAGGCCGAAATATTCGCGCCCGTATTCTACGATAACGGCTCCGTACGACAATGACAAAACAGCAGATACTTTCTTGGGTCATTTCTCCGACAGCACAAACTGTCGGCTTTGTGCTGGGTGGCTTGATCATCGGCTGGTCAACCCTCACACCAGCCGAATTTTTACCGGCGGCACCGGGCAGCGACAAGCTTCATCATGTGGTGGGATTTGGTGGCTGGGCGCTGATGTGCGCTTTTGGCCCCATAAAGCGCTTTATGTTCATGGCGCTCGCGGTGATCGTTTGCGGCGGACTGATCGAGTTAATACAACCTTATGTCAACCGCTATGGGGAATGGTTCGATTTCTACGCCGACGCCGCAGGGGTGCTTTTAGCCGTTGCCTTACGACTCACTGTCGGGCGTTCAGTGGTTCGCGTTTTAATTCAAAAAAGCCGCTAATCCAAAGCACCGTCTTAATGAAAGCGGTGAACAGACCTGATAAAGTGTAACTCATTGGTCAAGTATCCACTTTTCATTCCAAGTAAGACAACTGCGAAGAGAGCCTTATGAGCCCATTAAAAGCCTGGCGAGCCGCCATCGTACACTGCCTTGACGACCCAAAAGTCGTGGGTATTCACGCCGCTTATGACTACTTTGAAGATGGCCTACTCGTCGTTCAAAACGATAAAATCGTTGCACTTGGCCATGCCAAGGAGCTACTGGCTAGCCTGCCAGCCGATACCATTATAGAGCATCACCCAGATGCCATTATCGCACCGGGCTTTGTGGACACTCATATTCATTACCCGCAAACGGATATGATCGGCTCTTACGGCGAACAGCTACTAACATGGCTAAACACCTACACCTTTCCTGAAGAACGTAAATTCAGCGACAAAGCACACGCCCGTGACGTCGCAGACCGCTTCCTCAGAGAATTATTACGCAACGGCACCACCACCGCCTTAGTGTTCGGCACGGTCCATAAAGTCTCGGTTGAAGCATTTTTTGAAGCCAGTGAAGTACACAATCTGCGCATGATTTGCGGCAAAGTCATGATGGATCGCAACGCACCAGAGTACTTAACCGACACACCAGAAACCAGTTACCAAGAAAGCAAAGAACTCATCGATACTTGGCACAACAAAGGCCGCTTGCATTACGCCATAACGCCACGCTTTGCTCCCACCAGCTCCGACTCACAGCTGGCACTGGCAGGCAAGCTACTGAACGAATACGACGATGTCTATATGCACACTCACTTGTCTGAAAACAAAGACGAATGCGCTTGGGTGCAAGACCTCTTCCCCGCCAGCAAAGATTATTTAGATGTGTACGATCAGCATCAATTACTCAGCGAACGGTCGGTTTTTGCTCACGGCATTCACTTGTGCGACAGCGAATACCATCGTTTACATGAAACCGGCTCGGCCATTGCGTTTTGCCCAACGTCTAATCTGTTCATCGGCAGCGGCTTATTTAAACTCAGCAAAGCGGAAGAATACAAGGTAAACGTAGGGTTAGGAACCGACGTGGGTGGTGGCACCAGCTTCTCCATGCTGCAAACCATGAACGAAGCCTACAAGGTGATCCAGCTGCAAAATGAAAACCTCAGCCCCATTAAATCCTTGTATTTATCGACGCTTGGCGGCGCTAAAGCGCTAAAATTAGAGGACAAAATAGGCAACCTCGCCGTAGGAACCGAGGCCGACTTTGTGATCCTCGACAAAAAAGCCACACCGCTTTTGACCTCGCGCTTAGCGTTATCAAAAAGCATTGAAGAAAGTTTGTTCGTCTTCATGACACTCGGCGACGACCGAGCGATTCAAGCGACCTACGCCGCGGGACAATGTGTGCATCAAAGATAAGCACGCGGCGACATTAACGAAGTAAAACGGCGGCGTTACTGAGCCACTGTTTTACTTTCATGGGCGCTCATTAAACTTAGAAAAACTCACAAAACTGAGAAAAATTTAAGGGTACAACCTCACAATCCCGCTTTTACCTTCCCGATCGCCTAATATCCACACTTTTTCAAATGCATGCGGCTCAGGTACAGTAATCCGATGCTCCAACGCTTTAATATCTTCCTGGCGCCAAGCAGGATGGGTATTGCGGATCACCAACCACACTCGTTTTGACTCGTAATGCTTACGGGCTTTGTTTTCTAAGATGCGATTCAACGCCCGCAACAAGCGCTCATCAGCTGGCTCACTTTTTAACACCTGCAGCACTTGACGAGTCGTAGGGCTTAAATCACGTCCTAAAATTTCCATCGCTTCCTCTTCTGAACCGTACAAATGCGCGATTTCCAAATCCAACCGTTCGCCTTCCAACATACAAGACACATCAGGGCGAATCGGATCATTATGCCAAATATGTCGGATCGCCTTGCCCGTATTACTTTCGTAACACCGCATAAACAACCTAGCCGCTTCATGCTCTAAAAGCACTTTTTCTTTTTCACTCTTATGCAAAATGGCCTCCCGTCGCCGCCATCAAAACAACATAAGACACAGTTAAAGCACAGAAACATTAAAATTCACACACTTTTTGGCAAGGCTAAAAAAGCCTGTACTATTTCATTACGAAACGCTGTCTGCAAATGCCGTTGCTCAGTACGAAATTGTTGGCAATATTCCACAGGACAGCCTTGGGCGTGTAACATAACATTGTGGTCTATTTTTGATAGGGCATACTGCCAGTTATTCTTAATCACGTGAGGCGGGCTCGACAACTCAGACAAAATACATTCAGAATGAGAAAAGGCGCTGCTGGTCGCGACTGACAGCATGTCGTCACTGGCTTCCCCCATCCAACTCACGCCATTTTTGCGCACATAAATCAAAGGTAAAAATGGCGCTAAAGCGGGGCAAATATCATTACGATAGACATCGACATGCCAATATAACCTGGCTATTTGAACAAACTGCTCAAAGTTCACAATACGACTAAAACCAGACTGAGCTAAAGGCAGCACTTCAATTCTAGGTTTGTTTGGGTTGACCGTATCGTTAGAGACATCAAGATACCACCCTTCCAACAGTAGGGCATTTTGAAAGTACTGATCTCTCAACGACCCCCACGCTTTTGTAAGCGTACCGCCTTTCGATAACGCTTCATGTAACAAAATTAATCCTGGAGTAGCCGGTTGTTTTAATCTTTCCTGTAAAAGCACAAAAACGGCATCGCGAATTTCTTTGCAACGACCTAATGGATAAGGCTTACCTTCAATGAAGAACGGGAACTTAGGTATCAACTCTATATCGGCTAATAAACGAAGGTGAGCTAACTCTTTAACCACCACGGCTACGTCTTCTTGAGACCAAGCAATTTCAACAATGTGCTCTGTTTGCATAAAAAACTCATTTTAATTCAATACTATAAGCAACCTAGAAGCCAGACTCTCGAATAAACACGCCATAAATACGTCTCAGCCCATCACCTAAAAAACTATGAGGCTCTACAGTAAGATTCACTTTACCAAATTGCTGACGCATCATAGGCGCCGCGCCAACTAACGATAACTGTACTTCATACGTGGCCTCCTCTGGAATTAACTGATCATCCATCATTTGAGTCGAGATGGCACCACCGTATGTGGAACCCAGCCCAGTGTAATGCAGACGTTTTATGGCGGTTGGCAACACTTTTTCAACGGCCAGCTGGACCGGGAAGGCGACACCATCATTGCTTATAAAACGGACGGGGAGCTGTGTTTGCAGCCGCGCTAACACATGACCACTGACATAGGCTTTCACTACACCACTTTGATCATCATATAAGGTCGCTAAAGGCGACCTTGCCTTCACGTAATCACCTTTAGACAGCGACAACCATTCCCCAATATAACCATCATAAGGCGCTTTAATGGCGAGCCGCTCCCGACGATCCAGTAACGACTGTAAGCGCGACTGCTCCCGAGACAGCTGCGATTGCAACGTCGACAGCGTCATCAAATCGATGGCGCCAGCACTGACTCTTTGCCAACGAGTCGCAAGAGAATCTAAGCTAGCTTGGGTGAGTTCAATCTCTTGCTCAACTTCGGGGGACTCCAACAGCACCAATAACTGACCTTTTTTCACCCTCTCATTGGCCACCATATTCCAAGCAACCACTCGGCTCGACTCACTCGGGTACAAAACCTGATAACGCTCAAAAGTGGCCACAGCAGGGGCGCTAATATGATTTTTCCATGGCACCACCAACACCGCCAAACCCACAACCAACAACAGCAAACTGGTAACACTGACCCGATTCAAGGACATTTTTTTTCTTAACCCCAACCAAACCTTCATTTCTTTTGCGATAGGCAAAACCACAAAC
The sequence above is a segment of the Marinomonas sp. IMCC 4694 genome. Coding sequences within it:
- the dbpA gene encoding ATP-dependent RNA helicase DbpA — its product is MTQFHHPLNTLLPPKLTTLLSDMGFTTFTPIQEQSLPAMIDGKDILAQAQTGSGKTLAFAIALLLKINPRFFGVQSLVMCPTRELADQVSKEIRKVARYQDNIKVLSLCGGMPFGPQIGSLEHGAHIVVGTPGRLMEHLRKGTLKLNALNTLVLDEADRMLDMGFVDSIREVVELTPSHRQTLLFSATYGDGIEAISGEFQNNPVSIKVEAQEDLKPNIEQFFVRSENKDKCETLLATLQHFEPRQAIVFCNTKAECQVVADWLAEHKVAAQAIHGDLEQRQRDQVLVRFSNQSSCVLVATDVAARGIDVKEIDLVVNYDTTRDTDVHTHRIGRTGRAGAAGIAVNLVTSKDDYKVRDIETRFAIEANYLELDELDLHYRLIPQKTTLLFDAGRKNKLRPGDILGALTAGLGLEKSQVGKIDIFDFHAYVSIDNAVAKNVVKEFENKKIKGRNIRARILR
- the guaD gene encoding guanine deaminase, encoding MSPLKAWRAAIVHCLDDPKVVGIHAAYDYFEDGLLVVQNDKIVALGHAKELLASLPADTIIEHHPDAIIAPGFVDTHIHYPQTDMIGSYGEQLLTWLNTYTFPEERKFSDKAHARDVADRFLRELLRNGTTTALVFGTVHKVSVEAFFEASEVHNLRMICGKVMMDRNAPEYLTDTPETSYQESKELIDTWHNKGRLHYAITPRFAPTSSDSQLALAGKLLNEYDDVYMHTHLSENKDECAWVQDLFPASKDYLDVYDQHQLLSERSVFAHGIHLCDSEYHRLHETGSAIAFCPTSNLFIGSGLFKLSKAEEYKVNVGLGTDVGGGTSFSMLQTMNEAYKVIQLQNENLSPIKSLYLSTLGGAKALKLEDKIGNLAVGTEADFVILDKKATPLLTSRLALSKSIEESLFVFMTLGDDRAIQATYAAGQCVHQR